The Colletes latitarsis isolate SP2378_abdomen unplaced genomic scaffold, iyColLati1 scaffold0002, whole genome shotgun sequence genome has a segment encoding these proteins:
- the LOC143350559 gene encoding uncharacterized protein LOC143350559 codes for MCILDITKICLYEFHYEYMSPKHEQNCKILYTDTDSLIYHIRCDDIYESMMHNIDRFDTSDYPTDNPYNMPRVNKKVPGLMKDENNGAIMTEFVGLRAKMYALRVDGKKDTKKVKGVKTNVIARTITFDDYAQCLHREIEMVRKQSCIRSKLHKVYTISESKIALSLYDDKRYIIPDSTDTLPWGHYNIPL; via the coding sequence ATGTGCATTCTGGACATAACAAaaatttgtttgtatgaatttCACTACGAGTACATGTCTCCTAAACATgaacaaaattgtaaaattctaTACACCGACACTGACAGTCTTATTTATCACATTCGATGCGACGATATCTACGAGTCTATGATGCACAATATCGATAGATTCGACACAAGCGATTATCCTACTGACAATCCATATAATATGCCACGCGTAAATAAGAAGGTTCCGGGGCTGATGAAGGATGAAAATAACGGTGCGATAATGACTGAATTCGTAGGTCTTAGAGCGAAAATGTATGCACTTCGCGTAGACGGTAAGAAAGATAcaaaaaaggtgaaaggtgtcaagaCCAACGTCATAGCCAGAACGATAACTTTCGACGACTACGCGCAGTGTTTGCACAGAGAGATCGAAATGGTTCGCAAACAATCATGCATACGGTCTAAATTGCACAAAGTGTACACCATTTCGGAATCCAAAATCGCTCTAAGTCTGTACGATGACAAGCGATATATCATACCCGATTCAACCGACACTCTGCCCTGGGGACATTATAATATACCGTTGTAA